Genomic segment of Syngnathus acus chromosome 10, fSynAcu1.2, whole genome shotgun sequence:
CTGCGTGAAGCCCAGCTTGATCCTCCGCTGCTTGAATTGCTTGGCAAAGTGTTCCAGCTCGTCCGACGTCGGCGTCTCCTCATCGGAGTGGTCGTGGCAGTGGTGGCCACCCAGGTCGCTGTGCTCGGGGCTGAGCGTATCCCTGAGGCCCGGGTGCATGGCTTGGCCCTGCGGGTTGGGCGGAGGGGTGAGCCCGCCGTGCTCCAGCATGCCGTTGACGGTGAAGCCCGTCTGGGAGTAGATATTGATCTGCTGCCCGCTGCTGATGGAGGAGTTGTGGGACACCGGAGTCCCCCACGCCGCCGGGTGGTTCCCATGATTGTTGTGGTGTGGGGAATGATGAGCGACGTGCGGCGAACGGTGATGAATGATGCCGAGCTGCAAGTCTTCTCTGCCCGGTTTGACGTCCTGCTGCTCCATCGAGGCCGACCACGGGCTGCTATCCGACAGATTGCTCGCCCACTGGTGCCCGAGGGGGTGCCCGTTGCTCTGGACGTTCTGCAGGTAGTCACTGTGCAGGAGTTTCTGGTGGCCTCTGAAGGGGCTAGCAGGCTGCATGGCCTGACTGTCCGGGTGGATCATGGGACTGGATCCGAGCAAGGTGTAGGGGCTGGAGGCAGCTGTGGCcatgctggctggctggctgctgaACCCCACTGGCGATACTAAAGTGAGCTTCAGCTCAGCCTCTGACATCTCCCTCTCTCTGGAGTGAGGCGTTGACTGACGGCAACAACCGCCACTCACCGGCCGAGAACGCCGCAGCCGCGACACCTCTCCACCAATGacaacgcccccccccccccccccccccacacacacacacacacgcgcgcgcacacgcaccaTGACCACCTCCGGGCGCGGAACCGCAGAGAGGGTTAAGGGTGATCGAACCGGAAGTGAGTCCAAGTGCTGGTCCATTGAGTCTGTATGTGGAACAATGTGCGCGTGGAGCGCAGTTCCTCTTTATTAATCGAAGTTTCCAACTGCTTTACGCGCAGGTTTAATGACGCTCCTGTCACCCCTGAGCGCGTGCGAAGGAGGTTTAAGCTCCAGTGGCATTTGTCAGACGTGCCAACACTTAATTTAGAAGGATACAATCAAACCTGGTCCGCTTCTAGGAGATAATCATTAACTTTCTGTAAACACTTGCTCAGGACTGTTCCTGCACGTCAAGATCTTGCACTTTTGCGCGTGGAACACtccacacaacacaacacaacacaacacaacacaacacacgcacacacacacgaatgtAACTAATAAAGCACATTAGTAAAAAATCtgtcaaaaatgcaaaaattagCCCTGAAAAACTCACTTCTGTTGCTACTATATGGAAGCCATCGATTTCTCACATTGCGCATGTTCTGATGCAAGTACATTTATTCTCGACTCGTAACATTCTCGTTACAATTCAGCAAGATATTTCTGCTCATATCTAACTACTGCTCACTATAATTTCCTGTTGAAGAATGTGTGCCAGCATCCTTATTGCTTTCCAATTCCATTAAATATATTGTGGGGCTCCCAGGTTAAGCTTGATTTAAATTTGCATACATTTTCATACATTTAggagaaataaaaagcaggCTCGAGCCGGCAGAAAGTCATTAGGTAGCGTCGAGCCGTGGAGGAGCCAAGCAGGAGGCCGGAGCAGGTGATCGAACGGCGCGGCGCGGAGGATGTGTTGGCAGGACCGCTGGACATCAACCGACCTCGGTGACCGGAAACTGGCATGCACCAAAGACTGATGATGACCGAGTAAGATGCGTTAGAACTGAAGTGAAATAACATTAGGTTGCTACtactaattattattattataatgttTAAGAATTGATtttgcgtgtatgtgtgtgcatgcgtgcgcgcgcgcgcgcgtgtttgCTCCGGTGGTATTGTTCGGTGGAAGATGTGAGAAATTTACTCcgtgtaagtttttttttctcccgaaAATGCATGCAGTTGGAGTTTAGTTTAACTCGTGCTATTAAAAGAAAAGCTACGAATgtgaatttagaaaaaaaaaaagcaattatcCTGTTATATAATTGCATGCATTATTTTACCTATACAATAGCCTACTTCGGGATATAttgcaaagcaaaaagaaacgTTTTATTTCGACGGTTTTTAATAAATCGTATAGCACCTGCCTCCATGGTTTTAAAGCACGTATTTTGGTGCGCTTAAAGTGGACAAGAGTGCTGCTTTGAGAGAGGGGGCTGTATTGCTCTCGATAGTCTAAGTTTCTAAGTGTAACAGATGCTTCTCTAGAAACGCTCCGCGTGCTGATTCCTTTTATTCCCATCAACATTTTTCTGCCGTCGAGCTCGTTTCCATAGTGAGGCGAATAAAAGGCAAATCCCCGCTCCGCGCCTCCAATAAAGAGCCCATTCACAGATAACCCGACACAGCCCTGCTACACTGACTGCCTCTCTCCTACCGAGGTGCACATTACTGCTCAATAAGACAAGCTAATGACTCATAATTTCTCTCATTTGCTCTTTCGGAATTAATAGTTTGTTTAGAgtttgctgtttgtttgttttgtggtttTAAGCGACGTTTGTGGTAACTTTTACCGctgcatgaataaaacaaacaggGACGTAACAACAATTCTCGAAATGAATGCCACATTagatatttgtgttttcaaaacagaacTATGGGCTGCATTAGTAGGAGTGTTGTTGAAATCGGACTGGCCGTTTTCTGTGGAGTGAAATCACCAtggtgttgatttttttttttttgcacgaaATCTTCCACAAAGGGTTTATGTATTTTCTCTGTCACAGCGTCATGACACCTACAAGAATACACTTCCAGCATAATTGGTGATATTAAAATCTTTTAAATGTTCTAAATTAATATGGTGCACCACAGGACGGaattgtgtgtatttatttatgtattgcGGTACAATTTTCTATTTACTTCTATCAGATTAAAAAGGTTCAGACTGCTATTGAGACAGCACTGGGCCTCAGGCTTCACCCTGTCACTGAGTGTCATGACCTCTGTAAACTTTCCCCACGCATGAGCACTGACCCCCTCGATTCTTTGAGTCAAACCCATATATGTGTTAATGTGTTGAACGAGAAATATCTCAATGCACTCAGTTTAGCCCAGCAGCTCTGGACAAGATGAAAAGATTGTATCTGCTAATTATGggaattattaatttttatgtTAATGAACACTGGAAGGCAATAACAAAATATGTGTGCAAGTATGTGTTTTATTAAAGTGGCAGAGGCTAatatacattaaataataatactttATACAGACAGATCACAAAAGACTAATAATCAAAACCCCCCATCAGCGCATGATGTCGAGAACAGTGAAATTTTGTTTAAAGAGTTCAGCCCTAAATACAAACTATTCTCATCTGCATGACGCTGCTGATacagtgtttgttttcataacgAATTTagaacataaatgtttatcatttctttattttcttcccgACAAGAATAATTGAAGTGCATGTTTATAGTTTTTCTTGTGTTTGATCATGTCTGCATAAAATGTATAGCTTTTcagcagatttttgtttttgtttcccgaattaaaatttgaaattgggTTTATGTCGATCAATAGTACGTTTAATAATTTGAAtcctgacttttcttttttagattAAGACTGTTTTAAAAAACGATTATTGCATAGCAATGAAATTGTTGTCAAAGGTGCACCACAAGCTGTATTTTTAACTCAGTGATTTAGTAACATTCTCACACCAAATGACTCAGCAAGTGTTAACTCCAACTGACTGGTTATTGGCTGTTCCATTCTGTTGTTACACATTTAAAAGGTTGAACATAAAAACAGAGGCAAGGTTAGGATTGTGGATCTTAGAGATATTTAAATTAACGTGAGGGATGCAGGTGTaaacaaagtgacattttgtaGCATTGTTGTGACAGTAAACACAACCAATCATTAGataatgttgttttgaataattgaagttctcacaaaatgtaattatgTTTTTCCCAAACAATTGCAAAAAGAAGCTTCAAAGAGAGCGTCAAGGCCTTCAAACTGCATTTGTATTTTCCATTAGTATTCCAATATGATGCAAAGTCGAGCATAACATTATTTGACTTTGTGGTTAATTAGAAATTGAATTGAGTGAAAACAATAGACTGCCCTAGGTCAgggactcttttttttttattattctcacTGAAACTGTCTTTCCGTTGCTTAGAAAAGAGTATGTCACAATAATATTCTCCATCTATGAGAATTTTAATCATAAAATTATAAGATTATTCTgcatatgtttgtgtgtgcgtgtgtgtgcgtgtgtgtttgctacATGTGCTGTTTGCAAAGTGGCTGTACGTTTATTGTTACTGTGTGAGTGAAGGAGCCTCTGTTGGTTAAAATCTACATAACATTACCATCTGTTAAAATCCAAATCACTTCACTCACACGTAGagcaatgaagaaaaatagagAGTCTATATAATCATATAACGTCTGCTCTTCAGCAGCTCTTCAACTCCTCTTCCATATAGCTACTCCTCTCTTTGCCTGCATTGAAAGCTGAAAAGAACACTGGTCTGGGCTGGGACCAATGAAGGTGTGTGCAAGTGTATTTGATGTGGACAAATTTTAATAAattgctttccaaataagaaattttttttttgacaaaaacatatttggtcAACTTTATTCGGTAATAAAACACCAAACAAACCAGGTAGCTTGCTGCCATGGCTAAACAACTAACACCcatacctacctacctaccccCATCCCATCCCCAAACAAATCAACCCCCCTCCTcaaatgcacacatacacacacaggtcCCTCTGAAGGAGCAGGCGGAGTCGACAGTTGCACATCTGCATTTCAAACACAGACTCTCTGGGATTCATTATTAATTAGCCCACTGAGCCCTGGAGGcctgaacacacacatgcacgcacacacacacgcacgcacacacgcacacacacgagcacGCGTAAGTGTGGCATTGCACCGTTCCATCATCTGATCTATTCTTGATTCCCGAGCTAGTGAATGATAAAGGGTGATGAATTAATGGACTGGATGGGTATCCTGCCCAAGTGCCAATGCATTGTATTGAAAGTTGTCTGTATATACAATGCATATGTGGTAAAAGACTGCATGTGAATGCAGCTCAACCCATGtgagatgaaaaaaagtattgtttCTCCATTTGACACCAATAAAGTCAACTACACACCTCCATGGCCTTTGTTTGCTTGAGTCACTGCAACCTTACTGTTGTGCTTTCTCTAACAATTGCTTAATcgtgtgtttttgtgggtACCGGTGGTAGAGGCAGATCAGAAGGACATCCAGTGATTATGCATGAGCAACGTCTCCTGGgcccacacgcacgcacacgcacgagTCAAACACACAGCAGCAAAAACACTGTCCACAACACATCCTACTGCTGCACAAAGTTTGGGCCTCACACTTTactaaaataaacacagcaaTGTATCCTATTGTGCGGCTCTGCATTAGCATGCAAGGGGGCAGACGCAGAGCTCATCGAAGAGTATCAGATTGCACAGGATTCTCAGACATGATGGTGCGTTGACTGCTAATATTTAGAGTGCAGCATCTCAAGCCTGAAAGGAGCCTCTTTTGCTCTTGAAGTGAGTTAGGTCATTAATTTGTGATGTACTAAAACGTGTCATAAACTGATCCCAGGTAAAATTCCACCTATCCTTTACGGCTCAGATGATGTTACAACGGTGACTTGCAAGATGGCCTCTTTGCGCTCTCACTACAACATAACACTTCTCACATGGTTGGCTAGCTCCAGGCTATAATCTGGAATGTGATAGGGTGACAAAGTCTGTATTTAATTGCATAATTGAGCAGGAACGAAGCATCAGCACCTTTTCCTCCAGGCCTCCCGGAGGCGGAGTCTGCTGTTCAGATGTCCTCGTCCGTCTCTGGTCAAACTGCAGAGAAGCAACACATACCGGCTGCGACATCTCCTGCAAGCATCGGCGCCTCTtgaaccaatcagatgtgATTCAGTGCCAGTGGTGGACCTCCGCTGAGCACATGCGCTTCCTGATGTTGCAGGGCATGCTGGGTAGCGGTGGGATTTGCACCGGGGGAACAGACCACTTCTCTCCAGCACAACGCGCTCTTTGTTAGATGAAGAGGCCGAGCGAAGAAGCCGCAGAAATGTTGTTACAAGTTTCGAAAGGGAATTCTCGTTCCCTGTCCGAGATGTTTCCTCAGTCCACTCTTTCGTTCAAAGGAAGGCACACATGATTTTTGGTTTCATAGCAATTCTACCTGGGGTCTCAAAAGGGAAGAACAACAAATATCGGAAACATTTAATACAGAAGAATATGTTTATTCAGATACGTGGTTTTCGGATGAATGGACCCCCTCTGATGTGCTGTGCTGCCAGTGTGTGCAGCTCTTTGCGATTGCGGTCATGCACGTTGTGATGTGTGGGTTTTCATGTTTGGGTTGGACGCATGAGACGGGTGAAGAGACCTTATACCCCCTGTAGGCAGGAACTCTGGGTGGAGAGGGAAAGACGTCCAACACTCTCATTTCTCATTACGTATcacatttgtatttatgtGCTAGCCCGGGTGTGTCTAGGTCTAGGACGTGACAAACTCAACAGCAGCAATTATAGTGGGCTGCTTGCAAAACATGATTCGAATGTTCTGTCTGCATTCAAggaaaccatttttttctccacaactTGTGTTTGACTTGGTAATCTTTAATAACAATTTCTTAATTATAAGCCTGATCAGGCCCAGGGGCAGTCAAAGGCCCATCAGAATGGCAGAAAAAATATGTGTgctgatttgttttcaatgtttaaaaatgagtTGAGCGTCCCGGTTAGagttggggggtggggggtggacGACTGTATATTTGATGCTTAGCCCCGACCGAGGCCTATGAGTAGGTAAAGGTGACCCTGGGTTTGGTCTCCAAAGAGTGATAGAGAAAAGTAAGTCTGACCAGGCATGGGTATAAGACCAAGTAATAGTAATAGATagttataatttatttttgtggagccccaaaatgaaaaaaaagagcacacTACACAGCAAAtctcttcaaatattttagagGAAACATTTTCTTCATACCTCCCTACTACTAGGACTGAACCAACACGTTGATTATTCAGTGAGTCAACTTTACGACTCAACattgacatttgaaaattgaAGTGGACCAATGAcgaatcatattttttttatattttcagatCATTTTCATATCAAATTCATCATATACTaataagatttatttatttattcatttacttttttgtcattattattattacttttacattcttttttttaataggccTACTTTAAAAGTTTGAGTTTCTTACATTTACTGTCTTATCACAATAAATGTTGTGGAAAAGCTGGTTGTAAAGGAAGAGCCCATTAGTTTTGGTGCAATTGAAAATACCGTGTTGCTAAAAATACGTATGAGAAGCTTACACTCATTTTTGCCGCTTGAGCTACGATGTGTTCCCCGTACCTCCAGAATGCAAATGATAcagtccagtctttcttttcACAAACTTTTGCATCATTGACCACATACTCCATTTGTCTGTTAAGGaaatttggacaaaaaaaataaagaaatatccACATTTTTACCACATtgggtgactttttttttttttttattaaatcatgATTGGTTTCTCTCTACTTACCTATTTGTGGTTGAACCAGTTAAATGACTCGTCAACTTGATTACGTCACATGGTCTAATTGTTAAACATCAGTTTTTGGCATTTCATCTTAAAAAACACCAATTTACAGAGGACCTTTGTCTTCTGTGATTACCAGACTATAAGGGAGCAATGAAATGTCTGGCCAACAAGACAATATAGTCTTTTGACATCTGCACAGGTCTGAGAATATCAGAATAAAATGGAGCTTAGCTTCACTAACTTCAGCCATTTTTATCAATGCTACCATTAAAATACTCCAATAAAATActcctttttttctcatcGACCTAGGCTTGTTGTTTGTGTtagttgtgttgtgtttcaaTGGCAGCAATTTCTGCACTAGAATTTCAGAAGTGATCCGAATGATTGTTGAATTTGTCACTTGCCACAACACTTCAGGCACAGGACAGGAGCTTCAAAGCTTCTATATGATCAGGGCCATAAATATTGGGGCATCAACACCATTTTCGAATGAAAAAGCAGGACTCACATTTTGCGTGACACAAGACAACGAGTGAAATTGCTGTACACGGCAATGTAAAGGTGCAaggtttacttttttttcccaccgaCGTTCAACAGTAACAGAACTTTCCACATCTAAACACACAAACTAATGGATGTTGTCACGCACTATAACGGCTTACCAAGTAAGGTCACCATTGTAGTTATTATTGGCATTAATGCTTACTATATTTGTTTAATGTTAGGAACtttaaaataaagtatttttttggtTCAACTTTTAACTTATTGAAAgagaatttgaaaaatgagCCAGTAACAAAAGTGAAACACTTGTTCATGTGTTTCCAGTTTATGTTAACATTTGCAATTCAGAGCGAGATAATTTTCTTACAGCCTgcttaataaaaagaaaaaaaattgaaaattttatATTCATAATTATTGTACATTAGAAATCTTACAAAAATCTTGTCTCATCTCGTAGACTCAATCTTGTAAGGCATTATGTTTCATGGGATTTGTGTTCCGTCCCATCTCTATTGATCAACCATTATTAGTTTGTCTCATTACTTTTGGTCCCTTGAAAATTGGGGCTCACATTTTCAGATTGTTGTAATTCCTGCATCTGATTTGTACAAATCCATTGTGCTGGGACGTGCGGTTAGGGCAGGCAGAGGAGCCAGAGCCTGTGTATATCCTGTTTGCATACATGGGCGAGAAGGGAACACAGGCATTCTATTTTCAGTGCCTCCAGCGACACATTAATTTAGTGGTGTctaaactacggcccgcggggcGTTAGTTTTTAAGTGGCCCGCAAGAAATTTtataaatagaatagaattTGGCCTGCACTTCAACTTTTGCCTGAGTGCATTGCACTTTTTAATCTGAGGCTGCTGTTCCGAGGAGGACCtaccaaactttttttttttttttttttttttttaatgaataaatcaataaagattAATTTAAGGAAAGAGCTGTGTTGTCTTTAATTATATTCAAccatataaaatatttgaccactttcatttgatttttctaACTTGAATACACTAAAGTTCAGGCTGAATACCTAATATCTAGGAAGTGGCCCACTCCCTCCTATATGTTTATGTATGTGGCACTCATTGGAAAAACTTTTGCATTAACTGCTGACGATGGCAGTTGGCATGTGTCCTCACATCAGACACAGTGCTGTTTGTCTTTATAGTGTCAATATGAATAATTTAGCACATACATAAGTACTGTGCATGCTGACATTccgaatcagaatcagctttattggccaagtttgtgcatgccaaacaaggaatttgactccggttgatgtcagcctctgtacaacatttaagcgactaacaacattcaggtgactaacaacatttaagtagcaagagcaggatgttattgcccagtgatgtctctgagactctatgagtggtgtgagttcatcagagctacagcctgggggaagaagctgtgtctgctggttttgacGTACAGCGCTCTGTAACGGCGTCTGGAGGGGAGTAGTGCGAACAGActgtgacctgggtgagaagggtctgtagaaaTGTTACTTTCatgtttcctggtcctggacaggtacaagtcttggatagatgggaggctGGTCCCACTGTCTGATTAGTATATTTAATGGATGTTTGTGACATGTTTAGTCATTCTGATGGCTCCAAAAAACGACTGTAGCATTGGTGAGCTACCACATTGGTGCACTTTGTAGATGTGTGATGATCTATACATAAGAAATATTCTGAGagaaaaaatgtaaagaacATAAAAAACAGACTCTCACATATGCATTTGTAGTGGATATTTTGGTGTGAgattaaaacacacacgcgcacacgcacacactcgcacacgtCTCTTGCATTGCAATTAGTTTAGTATGCCAAATCCTGCTGTCTTCCTCTCACTCTTTCCCCCTGAAAGAAGGTCTTATTTTGGTGATGTCAGCTGTCTCAAGGGCAACCAGAACAAGGATTCTTTTCACTCTTTTGCATCCTCTCCCATCCTTCACCTCATCCTGACTGGTGTCTCATGCAAACGAGCCTACCTTGCCTACCTTAactcactgttatgctttgaCATTCTCTCACCTTAGGAGCATCTCGTCTCATTTATGGAGCTTGTAGATAGGGTGTGATGTAAATAACAGAGTTCTCAAACACTGACAAACAAGGACGTGTATGGACAAAGCAGATGCATGTGTGTCTGTATACCTGGCATAAGAGCAGAAGAGGGATGTATggaggcagcagcagctggtGAAGACAAAGTGTCAAGAGatctgagagagagagagacagagagagagtgagagagtgagagagagagagagagagagagagagagagagagagagagagagagagagagagagagcgagagcgagagagagagagagagagagagaaagagagaaagacaaCAGAGGATGCCTCCTTGGCCCACTGTGTGGAAGGGGGACACTGGAGCATAACAAACAGGATCCACCTTTCTGCTTGGCTAATTTTCCCTATTAAAAGAGCCCAGCAGGAGCCTCAGCAGTCCACTAGCTGGAACAGAGGTTATTTTAGTGCCTGTCTGTCAGtggtgtgtgtacgtgtgtgtgtgggcgtgcgtgtgtgtgtgtgtgtgcgtgtgtg
This window contains:
- the LOC119129185 gene encoding POU domain, class 3, transcription factor 4-like yields the protein MSEAELKLTLVSPVGFSSQPASMATAASSPYTLLGSSPMIHPDSQAMQPASPFRGHQKLLHSDYLQNVQSNGHPLGHQWASNLSDSSPWSASMEQQDVKPGREDLQLGIIHHRSPHVAHHSPHHNNHGNHPAAWGTPVSHNSSISSGQQINIYSQTGFTVNGMLEHGGLTPPPNPQGQAMHPGLRDTLSPEHSDLGGHHCHDHSDEETPTSDELEHFAKQFKQRRIKLGFTQADVGLALGTLYGNVFSQTTICRFEALQLSFKNMCKLKPLLNKWLEEADSSTGSSSSIDKIAAQGRKRKKRTSIEVSVKGVLETHFLKCPKPSAQEITSLADTLQLEKEVVRVWFCNRRQKEKRMTPPGEPPPPHEAPYSHGGSAGDASSCHDL